One window of the Triticum dicoccoides isolate Atlit2015 ecotype Zavitan chromosome 3B, WEW_v2.0, whole genome shotgun sequence genome contains the following:
- the LOC119280255 gene encoding E3 ubiquitin-protein ligase WAV3-like, whose protein sequence is MPEETRVPDLNQHHVQWPDSIGEGYAQDTPDVNWGDENTQRGVNTGLWGASHDHGVNTGLRGASHDHGVNTGLRGASHDLGDTVTSLVTEFFGGDVIGPSFIPPESQPYSYNYASGSTKGLVKIQKPAYSRDDVALTADEVTAVIELNAAPSAVVREGLDLVVVLDVSGSMQGERLESMKQSMQFVIMKLTPVDRLSVVTFSSHAQRLCPLRSMTESAQKEVKAIIDGLQAKGTTNIKSGLEIARQVVAERSTKKSRTANVFLMSDGVQSAGEATDVDLGSASVYTFGLGKDTDHKLLNAIAKKSPGGKFSTVRDGANLTRPFSQMLGGLLTVVAQDVKLTLTPKTEEDGLKAMVVPSDTDYTQTTDSVTGVITINFGTLFSGESRKVTVTMTLSECAAGTTRHDAVLAEAQHSYTAQSVMHGLQTPENLKIYRTQNPATVAGSKARWVLAELARRRQAQAIRDAMALAEAGDLDGARYKLVDAQNALEDLVLDDGQKLIDSLRAELAQLIKLMATKELYEAQGRPYALASDTSHARQRYADRGDKTDAVRLFATARMDTYLKQAKQFDSDPTKPLPSAADDVKEEIAANPMAAFSSELAVYLQKAIEALQAIEKMINPTTTA, encoded by the exons ATGCCCGAGGAGACTCGTGTACCAGATTTAAACCAGCACCACGTACAATGGCCAGATAGTATAGGAGAGGGATATGCTCAG GACACACCTGATGTTAATTGGGGCGATGAGAACACCCAACGCGGCGTCAACACAGGCCTCTGGGGAGCATCACATGATCATGGCGTCAACACAGGCCTCCGGGGAGCATCACATGATCATGGCGTCAACACAGGCCTCCGgggagcatcacatgatcttggCGACACGGTTACATCATTAGTTACAGAGTTCTTCGGAGGGGACGTTATTGGCCCATCTTTTATCCCCCCGGAGTCACAACCATACTCCTACAATTACGCTTCAG GGAGCACCAAGGGGCTGGTAAAGATCCAAAAGCCGGCGTACAGCAGGGACGATGTGGCGCTGACGGCCGACGAGGTGACGGCGGTGATAGAGCTGAACGCCGCGCCCAGCGCCGTCGTCAGGGAGGGGCTGgacctggtggtggtgctggatgTGAGCGGCAGCATGCAGGGGGAGCGGCTTGAAAGCATGAAGCAGTCGATGCAGTTCGTGATCATGAAGCTCACCCCCGTGGACCGCCTCTCCGTCGTCACCTTCTCCAGCCACGCCCAGAGGCTCTGCCCGCTGCGCTCCATGACCGAGTCTGCCCAAAAGGAAGTCAAGGCCATCATCGACGGCCTCCAGGCCAAGGGAACCACCAACATCAAGAGTGGCCTCGAGATCGCGCGGCAGGTCGTCGCCGAGCGCTCCACTAAGAAATCCCGCACCGCCAACGTCTTCCTCATGTCCGACGGCGTGCAGAGCGCCGGTGAAGCCACGGACGTCGATCTTGGCAGTGCCAGCGTCTACACCTTCGGTCTCGGCAAGGACACAGATCACAAG CTGCTCAACGCCATCGCCAAGAAATCCCCCGGCGGTAAGTTCAGCACGGTGCGGGACGGAGCCAACCTCACCAGGCCCTTCTCCCAGATGCTGGGTGGCCTCCTCACTGTAGTGGCGCAGGACGTGAAGCTCACCCTCACGCCCAAGACGGAGGAGGACGGCCTCAAGGCGATGGTGGTGCCCTCCGACACCGACTACACGCAGACCACGGACAGCGTCACCGGCGTCATCACCATCAACTTCGGCACCCTCTTCAGCGGGGAGTCGCGCAAGGTCACCGTCACGATGACGCTCTCGGAATGCGCCGCCGGCACCACGCGCCACGACGCGGTCCTGGCCGAGGCCCAGCACAGCTACACCGCCCAGTCCGTCATGCACGGCCTCCAGACCCCCGAGAACCTCAAGATCTACCGCACCCAGAACCCGGCCACCGTCGCCGGGAGCAAGGCGCGCTGGGTGCTGGCCGAGCTGGCGCGGCGGCGCCAGGCCCAGGCCATCAGGGACGCCATGGCTCTAGCGGAAGCCGGCGACCTCGACGGCGCACGCTACAAGCTTGTGGACGCGCAGAACGCGCTGGAGGACCTCGTGCTGGACGACGGCCAGAAGCTCATCGACTCGCTCCGCGCCGAGCTCGCGCAgctcatcaagctcatggccaccaAGGAACTCTACGAGGCGCAGGGCCGCCCCTACGCGCTCGCCTCCGATACCTCCCACGCCCGCCAGCGCTACGCCGACAGGGGCGACAAGACCGACGCCGTCCGCCTCTTCGCCACCGCGCGCATGGACACCTACCTTAAGCAGGCCAAGCAGTTCGACAGTGACCCCACCAAGCCGCTGCCCTCCGCCGCCGACGACGTCAAGGAAGAGATCGCCGCCAACCCCATGGCAGCCTTCTCCTCCGAGCTCGCCGTATACCTCCAGAAGGCAATCGAGGCTCTGCAGGCCATCGAGAAGATGATCAACCCAACCACCACCGCCTAG
- the LOC119282596 gene encoding uncharacterized protein LOC119282596, with product MRDHKHKNKHKHKDTTHRREGEEQGAAPGTMAESRSTIAFFGTSRPPVALDLFSCPANPPPSSPRDEQRLTDGVSYNHNGRAIPAAALKELLAFLAEKKDPALALAGGATPEEVDKGGVTGLVFVSGRDNGLETLHVALRTTGDKTTVLSLADIYGADTFGGVRMEDSGCLAGGFEAGGLTVGHSLVYVSTKGPAAARRTPCPWTVVYKTNLADGTTERLTPPDQYDLNPAVSPSGQRVAVANFRSGEIGRLKTDIVVMNVDREAQGGLGRSILIKDGGWPTWGSDNVIFFHRGVDTKDPASTDWGVYRYDLTTKDTIKVTPDDIQAMTPAAIDKTTVAVAVTRETSMDRTRKEQHRHIEIFEVGKPASPVVITHGTTPLADHYSPFVLDGGSRVGFHRCRTDDDKVNTTADPKKKLSSPAATHKDGGLAGVFPSISNDGSKICYVDNEFRSVWVADEKGPRPVHSVRNKIRVLSTTWNQDMSKDTIYFCEGTADHLQICALEGASELRPNDRNMRRLTKGKFNDAFPSSNPAGTKFVFRSTRNRSGRPEDAKYNNLYIMEDAEEGEWGEGTVTQLTDGPWTDSHCSWSPRGDWIVFSSSRDRDILDSAGCFSIFLVLATDRKVLVRVMSLPGHVCHPIFSPDMDNLVVTSDVAVVSADPVSLPIFIASGRPYGDMFSIKLRDTTDINKNKDIMEFHRITHTRYEYSKPSWTIYFGDDPNDKWPTNSSVATPPCAPPLSMHWCLGEVLGALKVLATNLPNA from the exons ATGAGAGACCACAAACACAAAAACAAACACAAGCACAAGGACACAACCCACCGGCGTGAAGGTGAGGAGCAAGGAGCAGCTCCGGGCACAATGGCGGAGAGCCGCAGCACCATCGCCTTCTTCGGGACCTCCAGGCCACCGGTGGCGCTGGACCTCTTCTCGTGCCCAGCGAACCCGCCGCCATCGTCTCCGCGGGACGAGCAGCGCCTCACCGACGGCGTCTCGTACAACCACAACGGCCGGGCCATCCCGGCGGCGGCGCTCAAGGAGCTCCTGGCCTTCCTGGCCGAGAAGAAGGACCCCGCGCTGGCCCTGGCCGGCGGTGCCACTCCGGAGGAGGTGGACAAGGGCGGTGTCACCGGCCTCGTCTTCGTCTCCGGGAGGGACAACGGCCTGGAGACACTCCATGTGGCCCTGCGCACCACAGGCGACAAGACCACCGTGCTGTCGCTGGCCGACATCTACGGTGCCGACACCTTCGGCGGGGTCCGAATGGAGGACAGCGGCTGCTTGGCCGGCGGCTTCGAGGCGGGCGGCCTCACCGTCGGGCACTCGCTGGTGTACGTGTCCACCAAGGGGCCGGCGGCGGCACGGCGCACTCCGTGTCCGTGGACCGTGGTGTACAAGACCAACCTTGCCGACGGCACCACGGAGCGCCTCACTCCGCCGG ACCAATACGACTTGAACCCGGCCGTGTCGCCGTCCGGGCAGAGGGTGGCGGTGGCCAACTTCCGGTCCGGCGAGATCGGCCGCCTCAAGACCGATATTGTGGTGATGAACGTGGACCGGGAGGCGCAGGGCGGGCTTGGGCGCAGCATCCTCATCAAGGACGGCGGGTGGCCGACGTGGGGCAGCGATAACGTCATCTTCTTCCACCGAGGGGTCGACACCAAGGACCCGGCCAGTACCGACTGGGGCGTGTACCGGTACGACCTCACCACCAAGGACACCATCAAGGTGACCCCCGACGACATCCAGGCCATGACTCCGGCGGCCATCGACAAGACGACGGTGGCCGTGGCCGTCACCCGGGAGACCTCCATGGACCGCACAAGGAAGGAGCAGCACCGCCACATCGAGATCTTTGAGGTCGGCAAGCCTGCCAGCCCGGTGGTGATCACCCATGGCACGACGCCGTTGGCAGACCACTACAGCCCGTTCGTGCTCGATGGCGGCAGCCGCGTCGGTTTCCACCGCTGCAGAACCGACGACGACAAGGTGAATACTACCGCTGATCCCAAGAAGAAGCTGAGTAGCCCGGCGGCGACGCACAAGGACGGCGGGCTGGCCGGCGTGTTCCCAAGCATCAGCAATGACGGCTCCAAGATCTGCTACGTGGACAACGAGTTCAGATCCGTGTGGGTCGCCGACGAAAAGGGCCCGCGACCAGTCCATTCG GTGAGGAACAAGATCAGAGTCTTGTCCACTACGTGGAACCAAGACATGAGCAAGGACACCATCTACTTCTGCGAGGGCACGGCCGACCACCTGCAGATCTGTGCCCTCGAAGGCGCCTCCGAGCTCCGGCCCAATGACCGGAACATGAGGCGCCTCACCAAGGGCAAATTCAACGACGCCTTCCCCTCGAGCAACCCGGCCGGGACCAAGTTTGTGTTCCGGTCGACGCGCAACAGATCCGGTAGGCCGGAGGACGCCAAGTACAACAACCTCTACATCATGGAGGACGCGGAGGAAGGGGAGTGGGGTGAAGGCACGGTGACGCAGCTCACCGACGGGCCTTGGACTGACAGCCACTGCAGCTGGTCGCCCAGGGGTGACTGGATCGTCTTCTCCTCCTCCCGCGATAGGGACATCCTCGACTCCGCCGGTTGCTTCTCCATCTTCCTCGTCCTAGCCACCGACCGCAAGGTGCTGGTGCGGGTCATGTCCCTGCCCGGCCACGTTTGCCACCCCATCTTCAGCCCGGACATGGACAACCTCGTGGTCACCTCTGACGTCGCCGTAGTCTCCGCCGACCCGGTGTCTCTGCCAATCTTCATTGCCTCTGGCAGGCCCTATGGTGACATGTTCTCCATCAAACTCCGTGACACAACGGACATCAACAAGAACAAGGACATCATGGAGTTCCACCGCATCACACACACCCGCTACGAGTACTCCAAGCCCAGCTGGACCATCTATTTTGGTGACGACCCCAACGACAAGTGGCCAACCAATAGCAGTGTGGCTACGCCCCCCTGCGCACCGCCTCTTTCAATGCATTGGTGCTTAGGTGAGGTGCTAGGTGCACTAAAAGTCTTAGCAACCAATCTCccgaatgcatag